The following nucleotide sequence is from Solanum dulcamara chromosome 7, daSolDulc1.2, whole genome shotgun sequence.
TTaaaatagattcttgaagaaaccttgttgttgggtcttcaatggcaacttgaagTCCTGAAGCTCTTGGAGAcaaatcttgttgaagaaggatttgaagaagaagagaggggcttctagggctttttagagagagagggagaggctgaaaaataatccaaaacgttcaaggcttgatacatatataatttgggacaattcccaaattgccctttctccaaattctgaaaaataggctaaaaatgttcttggcgcgatagtggcgcgtcgtgcccttacagcgccaagcccaagttttctgagttctgggaaaataggcttgaaaaccctgcacacctcgtagtggcgcgccgcgccagtggccaaactactgaggcttgttcttggcgcgatagtggcgcatcgcgcccttacagcgccaagcccagatttccagcagttgcaccctaggcctgaaatttctgccgtgctagttcatcttaggatcgtcgtttcttttgactccgaactccaaaaattacattcttagtggcgttggaaagaagactcgacgacctttaatttggtaggtcgtgggccacccagattatcgtctttcaaaagataggatcgttagaagtcgaccccttaaatGAACcaatcctaaaacttagccacgacgaaccttttggacttagtttggtcctaggggtcctttgtgaacccacatcacctccaacagtCTTCAATTACTCaaggactcatctcaactcaagcatATACTTCATAATAaatgagttcgaccctacacgtatacaagaaaGATCCGAATCTTAGGGGGGAAaatttggggggtgttacatatacttatgaaatatatttagtAGAAAAATGACTTTAATATATTGATAACAAAATGAGGTAGCAGCCACAAGTGAAACCAAAATAAGCTTAATTATTCAGAATCAAACTAAAATAAATAGTCACTACACAGACTTTAACTAATTAGTTATAATCTTGTCGCTACTATCACACTCTAAACATGCCCTATTAATTTTAGGCGGTGCTTCACTATCACTCATGGCTCTGGCTTCAATCTTCTGCTGATCCTAATTCCAAAGaagggtagcatatcttgtaCGTAAGTATTGTGAATCAAAACTGTCCACGGGAATGCCTTGGCCATAACTCAAGTATTCCGCAAATGCAAGCATAAAAATTCCACAATCCCTacacaataattaaattatcaataaactaccaaaaaaataatctattcaATTTTTACCAGTTTGTTATAGAAGAAGTGGAAAGAAATGAATACATATTAACAAGTTATCAAtaagatataaaagaaaaaaataaattatattaactTACTTGCTACCAGATTCTTGTTGAGGTATATCTTTCATGAAAATCACATCAAAAAAGTCTGATTCGTCGAACGGTGCTTCGATTCCTTCCTTGGTATAGAAACCATACATTATTAGATATAAAGGAATGAGCTGAGAAAACTTttgtatttcaaatttaatgGTTGCATCATGGCCTGCTGCTCTATATGAGTCATAAACATCAATACATTTATCATTAAGCGATACAACAGCCAATACCCAGTACACTTTGTATCCGTTGATATAATCACCTATGAGGCGCTCTTCATCATCACAACTttcaactctttctaaatcaacaTACTTGTCCAAAAGCAATGCAATCTTGGACTTAAACACACAATCTACAGTTGTGTATTTAAATGAGTTGCCAACATTGTACTTGGCTTTCTTTCGCAGGTAATATAGGATCACATCAATATGCTGCAACATATATCATGGAATAGACCATAAAATTACAAAGATAATAAAATGATGctcttttatttataatacaattgaAGATATAATACTTACCGAATCGTTCATCAACAGTCCTTCGAAGAATCACTTGTGGAACCAATTCTTGTCACTAATCAAGTCAACACCAAAATTCATGGAGACGGATATATTGGATTTGTTCTTCTTGTAATGGTCTTGATGATTCAgcctaaaaaaattaaaagattggACAATATTTAGAGAAATACAAAAAGAGCTTAACATTAAAATATGTATGATTCCTACTTATGCTCATGCCTCACAAGAAGTCCTTCCCGAACCCAATTAAGGAATGCTTCGAATAAAGAGGTATCCTGCTGGTCATATATAAGATCAGAAGTAAACGGATGtttcatttcaaaaatggaAGGGTATACTGATGAACTACCTGTAAAGAACAGAACGTGATGAATTAATACTTGATTTACAATCAAAATTTGTCCATACGCGAAACAAacataaaataatgaaaaaattgaaacataaaaAGAATAAGGGGGAAATACAACACCAGTAGATGATCCAAAAGTTGTTAAATAAGGAGACGTATTAAAAGTACATAGACGTCTGATTCTCTACATAGGTAATAGTGTCTGATCTTCAATATTGGTGACTGAATGCGGAATGATGCTTtttcctagatttaaacttGGTAACAGCTCATCTGGAAGCCATTGTGATTGCGATATTTGATTTGTGGGAATCAACAATCAAATAGGAGTTGGACATATCACCTGATCATCAGAAAGTTCGTTCTGAACTTCAATGGGCGTTTCATGTGCTTCTTTCTGCCCTAATTTACTAGGTATCTCAGCTTTGAAGTTAGAATGATGTACCTACTCATATAAAACatgtaaattatattaaaataaagacATTCTTAAACTAAACAGATAATTATTGTATTCATGTGAGAAATGAATATACTTGTTCTAAAGTTGGTTACAAATATTGaagcaataacaacaaaatcATACAAATAAACCTCAAAATTCATAGTTGATTATTAATCAGATACatcatatcaatcaatcacctaaaaactctatgaaaataaaaagtaaCTTCCTTAACAAACAGAAAACCAAACCACCTgcacatctcaatggaaatgataATATGACAACTCATTCATTGTGATTGCGATATTTGATTTGTGGGAATCAACAATCGAATAGGAGCTGGACATATCACCTGATCATCAGAAAGTTCATTCTGAACTTCAATGGGCGTTTCATGTGCTTTTTTCTTCCctaattgtcacgacccgaatctaGGCCATGATGGCGTCTCCTATAACCCCCGAGTATACAAGCCAAACCCAATTTATGCGGAAGTCAAACtccaatataattaaataataaataacataagaagcggaagcaaataaaatataacaaaagaatagTCGGGTCAAAACATAGATATTtaaat
It contains:
- the LOC129894279 gene encoding uncharacterized protein LOC129894279 — protein: MNDSHIDVILYYLRKKAKYNVGNSFKYTTVDCVFKSKIALLLDKYVDLERVESCDDEERLIGDYINGYKVYWVLAVVSLNDKCIDVYDSYRAAGHDATIKFEIQKFSQLIPLYLIMYGFYTKEGIEAPFDESDFFDVIFMKDIPQQESGSKDCGIFMLAFAEYLSYGQGIPVDSFDSQYLRTRYATLLWN